From Desulfobacterales bacterium:
CTCAAATTGTGCCAGAAAGTATGGTGCCCCTGATTCAAATTGTCATCCTGACACCGAGATACGCCTTTATGAAATCTGGAACCCTCAAATCGGACGCCTTGCTGCTGACCACCGCCATCATTTGGGGCTTTGCCTTTGTTGCTCAGCGGGTGGGTATGGACTATGTGGGCCCGTTTACCTTTAACGGTATACGATTTGCCATTGGCAGCCTGTCATTGTTACCGCTGGTTATCCTAAGCCGCGGTGAGCATACACCCGGCCACAACATCCTGCAGCCTGCCGATTTGAAAACGATTCTTTTGGGCGGCGGCGCACTCGGGTTGGCGCTTTTCTCGGGCGCGTCTTTACAGCAAATCGGACTGGTATACACCACCGCCGGAAAGGCCGGTTTTATTACCGGCCTTTATGTGATCATTGTGCCGCTACTGGGTCTTTTTTGGCGGCAACAGCCGAAAATCGGTACCTGGGTCGGCGCTATTCTGGCAGCTTTTGGTCTTTATTTTTTAAGTGTGACCGAACAATTTACAATCGCTCTGGGCGATTTG
This genomic window contains:
- a CDS encoding DMT family transporter, which encodes MKSGTLKSDALLLTTAIIWGFAFVAQRVGMDYVGPFTFNGIRFAIGSLSLLPLVILSRGEHTPGHNILQPADLKTILLGGGALGLALFSGASLQQIGLVYTTAGKAGFITGLYVIIVPLLGLFWRQQPKIGTWVGAILAAFGLYFLSVTEQFTIALGDLLVLIGAFFWAAHVLIIGWLSPRINPIKLAFSQYLACSILSLITAAAIEDINMNSIFQAAIPILYGGLLSVGIAYTLQVIAQREAHPAHAAILLSMEAVFAAIGGWLLLGEIISARGLFGCALMLAGMLLSQLWDLVDKKS